A window of Acidobacteriota bacterium genomic DNA:
GGCGTCGAATCCAGTTCGGGCTCTGCTCAACAGCGGCTCTTTCAACCAGATCGACCCGTCTGCCGAACAACTCCGCGAGTTCGTCTTTCATCTCCATCAGGTCGAAGAGGGACCACGTGTCGTCTGGCTCGAATTCGACCAGTACGTCCACGTCGCTGTCGGGGCGGAAGTCATCGCGC
This region includes:
- a CDS encoding nucleotidyltransferase family protein; the protein is MPADKIATVCRRWKVRELALFGSVLRDDFRPDSDVDVLVEFEPDDTWSLFDLMEMKDELAELFGRRVDLVERAAVEQSPNWIRRRHILENQRVIYAA